One stretch of Trichomycterus rosablanca isolate fTriRos1 chromosome 3, fTriRos1.hap1, whole genome shotgun sequence DNA includes these proteins:
- the LOC134310343 gene encoding apolipoprotein A-I-like — protein sequence MKVFVILALAVVTVCQANLFYADEPKTQLEQVTDAFWDYVGQATHTTEDILKKIRESQLGQEVNARITDGANMASQYAVTLQNQMNPLTQDIIAKITQEAEALKERLEQDLSTVKGKLEPYAEDLKTQVQQKVEDLRAAVAPYADSLDSEAMRATVLQKTEELRASLEEKVKELQSQLEPYTEELRQKVDQHLQDFQKTVAPLTDDLQAKVAERAAMVQQSLAPYAEDLKEKLDPYAQNLKDQLMSLYESYTKTN from the exons ATGAAGGTGTTTGTGATACTCGCCCTGGCTGTAGTCACAG TCTGCCAAGCCAACCTGTTCTATGCCGATGAGCCCAAAACACAGCTGGAGCAAGTGACTGATGCATTCTGGGATTATGTAGGGCAGGCAACCCACACTACCGAAGACATTCTGAAAAAGATTAGAGAGTCTCAACTGGGACAGGAAGTCAA TGCTAGAATTACCGATGGTGCCAACATGGCCAGTCAGTACGCAGTCACGCTCCAAAACCAAATGAACCCCCTGACCCAGGACATCATTGCCAAAATCACCCAGGAGGCTGAAGCCCTGAAGGAGCGTCTTGAGCAGGACCTGTCCACCGTGAAGGGCAAACTGGAGCCCTATGCTGAGGATCTCAAGACCCAAGTTCAGCAGAAAGTAGAGGATCTGAGAGCAGCCGTGGCCCCCTACGCTGACTCCCTCGACTCTGAAGCCATGAGGGCCACCGTGCTTCAGAAGACAGAAGAGCTCAGGGCAAGCCTGGAAGAGAAAGTGAAGGAACTGCAGTCCCAGCTTGAGCCCTACACCGAAGAGCTAAGGCAGAAGGTCGATCAGCACCTGCAGGACTTCCAGAAGACCGTGGCCCCTCTAACTGACGATCTCCAGGCCAAGGTTGCTGAGAGAGCTGCCATGGTTCAGCAGAGTCTGGCTCCCTATGCTGAGGATCTGAAAGAGAAACTGGATCCCTATGCTCAGAACCTGAAGGACCAGCTCATGTCCCTGTATGAGTCCTACACCAAGACCAACTAA
- the LOC134310344 gene encoding apolipoprotein A-I-like, which yields MKVFVVLVLAVFTVCQANLFYADEPKTQLEQVTDAFWDYVGQATHTTEDILKKIRESQLGQDVNARITDGANMASQYAHILQNRMNPLAQDIMAKITQEAEVLKERLEQDLSTMKGKLEPYSEDLKTQIQQKVEDLRAAVAPYADSLDSQAMKAIILQKTEELRASLGERVKELQSQLEPYAEELRQKVDQHLQDFENTVAPLTDDLQAKAAERAAMVQQSLAPYAEELKEKLDPYAQNLKDQLMSLYESFTKTN from the exons ATGAAGGTGTTTGTGGTACTGGTGCTGGCTGTTTTCACag TCTGCCAAGCCAACCTGTTCTATGCTGATGAACCCAAAACACAGCTGGAGCAAGTGACTGATGCATTCTGGGACTATGTTGGGCAGGCAACCCACACTACCGAAGACATTCTGAAAAAGATTAGAGAGTCTCAACTGGGACAGGACGTCAA TGCTAGAATTACCGATGGTGCCAACATGGCCAGTCAGTATGCACACATCCTCCAGAACAGAATGAACCCCCTGGCCCAGGACATCATGGCCAAAATCACCCAGGAGGCTGAAGTTCTGAAGGAGCGCCTTGAGCAGGACCTGTCCACCATGAAGGGCAAACTGGAGCCCTATTCTGAGGATCTCAAGACCCAGATTCAGCAGAAAGTGGAAGATCTGAGGGCAGCTGTGGCCCCCTACGCTGACTCCCTCGACTCTCAAGCCATGAAGGCCATCATTCTTCAGAAGACAGAGGAGCTCAGGGCAAGCCTGGGAGAGAGAGTAAAGGAACTGCAGTCCCAGCTTGAGCCCTACGCCGAAGAGCTGAGACAGAAAGTCGATCAGCACCTGCAGGACTTCGAGAACACCGTGGCCCCTCTAACTGACGATCTTCAGGCCAAGGCTGCTGAGAGAGCTGCCATGGTTCAGCAGAGTCTGGCTCCCTATGCTGAGGAATTGAAAGAGAAACTGGATCCCTATGCTCAGAACCTGAAGGACCAGCTCATGTCCCTGTATGAGTCCTTCACCAAGACCAACTAA